The following are from one region of the Leptospira selangorensis genome:
- the gpmI gene encoding 2,3-bisphosphoglycerate-independent phosphoglycerate mutase → MQLKKKTPFSPKKLLFVILDGVGYTPKGPEFGNAIAGANLPFLNKLWKESPTILLKAHGTAVGMPSDEDMGNSEVGHNVLGCGRIFDQGAKLVNNSIAEGLLFEGKAWKEIVENTKTQNSTLHLIGLFSDGNVHAHIDHTKSLIEAAIKEKVPRIRLHILLDGRDVPEKSALEYLNPFEEWLTTLRSKGADVKIASGGGRMTITMDRYEADWSMVERGWKIHVHGEGRTFPDAKTAIETFRKEDPAIIDQYLPSFVVEESGKPVGKILSGDSVVFTNFRGDRAIEISQAFTQKKFDKFDRGDFPEVCYAGMMQYDGDLQLPERFLVTPPAIDRTLGEYMAKSGVSQYALSETQKYGHVTFFWNGNRSGKFDSKSEEYKEIPSDVIPFDQTPEMKAQAITAELEKVLGENHSDFYRINFPNGDMVGHTGNYQATVKAMEFLDGCMGRLAEACKKNNVVLLVSADHGNADEMYQLDKKGNVEKDKEGKPVPKTSHTLNPVPFSVLDPENKIKLRTDLQNPGLANVAATILDIMGYETPEGYHPSLVAK, encoded by the coding sequence ATGCAACTGAAGAAAAAGACTCCCTTCTCTCCCAAAAAGCTATTATTCGTAATTTTAGACGGCGTAGGTTATACTCCTAAAGGACCCGAATTCGGGAACGCAATTGCAGGCGCCAATCTTCCATTTCTCAATAAACTTTGGAAAGAATCCCCAACCATACTATTGAAAGCACATGGAACCGCAGTTGGTATGCCTTCGGACGAGGATATGGGAAACTCGGAAGTAGGTCATAATGTTCTGGGTTGCGGTCGTATTTTCGATCAGGGAGCTAAGTTAGTCAATAACTCTATCGCCGAAGGGCTGTTATTCGAAGGAAAAGCTTGGAAGGAAATTGTAGAAAATACAAAGACCCAAAATTCCACACTTCATCTAATCGGTTTGTTTTCCGACGGAAATGTTCACGCACATATAGATCACACAAAATCTTTGATAGAGGCGGCAATAAAGGAGAAGGTCCCAAGGATCAGATTGCACATTCTTTTAGATGGAAGGGATGTACCAGAAAAGTCCGCTTTAGAATATTTGAATCCTTTCGAAGAATGGCTGACTACTCTAAGATCCAAAGGTGCCGATGTAAAGATCGCTTCCGGCGGAGGAAGAATGACCATCACGATGGATCGTTATGAAGCTGACTGGTCCATGGTGGAAAGAGGCTGGAAGATCCATGTTCATGGAGAAGGTAGAACCTTCCCCGATGCAAAGACTGCAATCGAAACATTTAGAAAAGAAGATCCGGCGATAATCGATCAATATCTTCCTAGTTTTGTGGTAGAAGAATCCGGTAAACCTGTCGGAAAAATCCTAAGCGGAGACTCCGTAGTATTCACAAATTTCAGGGGCGATAGAGCGATAGAGATCTCCCAAGCGTTCACCCAGAAAAAATTCGATAAATTCGATAGAGGGGATTTCCCGGAAGTATGTTATGCTGGAATGATGCAATACGACGGGGATCTGCAATTGCCTGAACGCTTTTTGGTAACTCCACCTGCGATTGATCGCACTTTGGGTGAGTATATGGCCAAGTCCGGAGTTAGCCAATACGCGTTATCCGAAACACAAAAATACGGACATGTGACTTTTTTCTGGAATGGAAATCGTTCAGGCAAATTCGATTCCAAAAGTGAGGAATATAAAGAAATTCCTTCCGACGTAATCCCATTCGATCAAACTCCAGAAATGAAGGCACAGGCAATCACTGCGGAACTTGAAAAAGTTTTAGGGGAGAATCATTCCGACTTCTATCGGATCAATTTTCCGAACGGAGATATGGTGGGTCATACCGGAAATTATCAGGCCACAGTTAAAGCAATGGAGTTTTTGGACGGATGTATGGGTCGCCTTGCAGAAGCATGCAAAAAAAATAATGTAGTTCTATTGGTGAGTGCGGACCACGGAAATGCCGATGAGATGTATCAATTGGATAAAAAGGGAAATGTAGAAAAGGACAAGGAAGGTAAACCGGTTCCTAAAACTTCTCATACCTTAAATCCGGTTCCTTTCAGCGTTTTGGACCCTGAAAACAAGATTAAATTAAGAACAGATCTACAAAATCCCGGGCTTGCGAATGTTGCAGCTACGATCTTAGATATTATGGGGTATGAGACACCGGAAGGGTATCATCCTAGTTTGGTAGCTAAGTAA
- a CDS encoding DUF1566 domain-containing protein — protein sequence MRARFIVFLVGLGMLCKPIEVHNPAIPFSDAWWETTFVRCILGELDVCLPGPAISGSLTANFVSNNSGAINSSDLTWRSDTDGSYDVRINANSCTSGSSLTTGTAIANSDNLASVNASLLPLGASYIRVCVTDPIENITGSGIFRIVRDDTYPTTSTTPNGGAYNSSQNVSIICSDTGGAGCDKISYVTDSSTPDIDGTTGTINVGTQYSTPINVPANSTTSFKYVARDKAGNVSAVDNADITVDTVSPTISASTPSNASTGINLSPGSFVLSFAEPMNTGLTMSMTLEIYNGTSWVAAPNTNTFFDWQDSQTLVITVSWTYFPADSQIRWTIPSSSLKDEAGNAINHQSSFTTTSGATISGGQTYTGPTAHGTYTSDITTTDNSTGLVWKTCWEGRTGPSCTGTQNEMTWTNALDGCAYLNTVHGPGIGYADRENWRLPTVQELSSLIEGSSAPYINTTAFPNPVTSATWAATRGDTTTPFEKYAKTVVFLYGIANEFDKSLIYAVHCVSD from the coding sequence ATGCGGGCTCGCTTTATAGTCTTTTTAGTCGGATTGGGAATGTTATGCAAACCAATCGAAGTGCATAACCCGGCCATCCCATTTTCGGATGCTTGGTGGGAAACTACCTTTGTACGCTGCATTTTGGGAGAATTAGATGTTTGTCTTCCAGGACCTGCTATTAGCGGAAGCCTTACTGCAAATTTCGTAAGTAATAATTCAGGGGCGATTAACTCTTCCGATCTTACTTGGAGATCGGATACTGACGGATCCTATGATGTCCGGATAAACGCCAATTCTTGTACGAGCGGATCAAGTTTAACTACTGGAACTGCAATTGCAAACTCGGATAATTTAGCCTCGGTCAATGCGAGCCTTCTTCCTTTAGGCGCGAGTTATATTAGGGTATGTGTCACTGATCCTATAGAAAATATAACTGGGTCCGGAATTTTCAGGATCGTTCGGGATGATACTTATCCTACAACAAGTACAACTCCGAATGGGGGAGCTTATAATTCTTCTCAAAACGTTTCTATAATTTGTTCGGACACTGGAGGAGCAGGCTGCGATAAGATTTCTTATGTTACCGACAGTTCTACTCCGGATATTGATGGGACAACTGGCACTATAAATGTAGGAACTCAGTATTCTACTCCTATTAATGTTCCAGCTAATTCCACTACTTCATTTAAGTATGTTGCAAGAGATAAAGCGGGGAATGTGTCCGCAGTTGATAATGCAGATATCACTGTGGATACAGTAAGCCCTACCATTTCTGCTTCGACACCAAGCAATGCCAGCACTGGGATCAATCTTTCGCCTGGATCTTTTGTTTTGAGTTTTGCTGAGCCTATGAACACAGGTCTTACCATGAGCATGACATTAGAGATTTATAATGGAACATCATGGGTAGCAGCTCCTAACACAAATACGTTCTTTGATTGGCAGGACTCTCAAACTCTGGTTATCACAGTTAGCTGGACTTATTTCCCAGCGGATTCTCAAATACGTTGGACCATACCTTCCAGTTCATTAAAGGACGAAGCTGGGAATGCAATTAATCATCAGTCGAGCTTTACTACTACAAGCGGGGCCACTATCTCCGGAGGTCAAACTTATACGGGCCCGACTGCTCACGGAACATATACTTCGGATATTACAACTACGGATAATTCTACTGGTCTAGTTTGGAAAACTTGTTGGGAAGGAAGAACCGGACCTAGCTGCACAGGAACTCAGAATGAGATGACTTGGACAAATGCGTTAGACGGTTGTGCCTATTTGAATACTGTACATGGCCCCGGAATTGGATACGCAGACAGAGAGAATTGGAGGCTGCCTACAGTCCAAGAATTGTCTTCATTAATAGAAGGAAGTAGCGCACCTTATATCAATACTACTGCATTTCCAAATCCTGTTACAAGCGCTACCTGGGCAGCAACTAGAGGAGATACAACTACTCCTTTCGAAAAATATGCCAAAACAGTAGTATTCTTGTATGGAATTGCAAACGAGTTTGATAAAAGCCTAATCTACGCAGTTCACTGCGTAAGTGACTGA
- a CDS encoding TetR/AcrR family transcriptional regulator produces the protein MENSPLIETLDISTDPELTPDQDPIYETEKEPPEEKLNKKQDESKERIIRSALKLFAERGFFETRIPEISAHAKVGVGTMYRHFRNKDHLFNEAFRISVQEFSEFLDRSISKNLSPKEQFFDFWKGLGLFSQGKFDQLIMIERNLSSYILDEESSKDALALKQKISEYFAPAQNDKNLRLLYPSLILGSFTGILRYHRIHENNIDPSLLEQSAEMLWEGFSKVRQSPITKKKEKQIKKV, from the coding sequence ATGGAAAATAGTCCCCTGATAGAAACCCTAGATATTTCCACGGATCCAGAGCTCACACCCGATCAGGATCCCATATATGAAACAGAAAAGGAGCCTCCAGAAGAAAAACTAAATAAGAAACAGGATGAATCCAAAGAGAGGATCATTCGCTCTGCTCTGAAGTTATTTGCGGAAAGAGGATTTTTCGAAACAAGAATCCCCGAAATTTCTGCTCATGCAAAAGTTGGAGTCGGTACAATGTATCGTCATTTCCGTAATAAGGATCACTTGTTCAATGAGGCGTTTCGGATCTCCGTTCAAGAATTTTCAGAATTCTTAGATAGATCTATCTCCAAAAACTTATCTCCGAAGGAACAGTTTTTTGATTTTTGGAAAGGGCTCGGATTATTCTCCCAAGGCAAATTCGACCAGTTGATCATGATAGAACGAAATCTATCTTCTTATATACTGGATGAAGAAAGCTCGAAAGATGCGTTAGCCTTAAAGCAAAAAATTTCAGAATATTTTGCTCCTGCTCAGAATGATAAAAATCTAAGACTGCTTTATCCTTCTCTTATTCTGGGTTCTTTTACTGGGATCTTGCGCTATCATCGGATCCACGAAAATAACATAGATCCTTCTCTTTTGGAGCAATCTGCCGAAATGTTATGGGAAGGGTTTTCAAAAGTCAGGCAATCTCCAATAACTAAAAAGAAAGAAAAGCAGATAAAAAAGGTCTGA
- a CDS encoding TetR/AcrR family transcriptional regulator: MPVVRDPEDKKERILTSALRLFTEKGFEGTPIPDLAKDAGIGAGTIYRYYKNKEELVNELYRFWKNKLRETLAENYPEKAKSKDLFVHLWKALATFYHRYPEAFEFLELHYHSPYLDQASKKATSQTMEFICTFLEQAKAKGDIRSDLGSMELVSLCYGSFVGMVKMAKGGYIQLSAETLHASGLTLWKALAK, translated from the coding sequence ATGCCAGTAGTTCGAGATCCGGAAGATAAAAAAGAAAGAATACTCACCTCTGCCTTAAGGTTATTCACCGAAAAAGGTTTTGAAGGAACCCCTATACCTGACCTAGCAAAGGATGCGGGAATAGGCGCCGGAACCATATACAGATATTACAAAAATAAAGAAGAACTGGTAAACGAACTATATCGTTTCTGGAAAAACAAACTGAGAGAAACTCTCGCGGAAAATTATCCTGAAAAAGCAAAATCAAAGGACTTATTCGTTCATTTGTGGAAAGCGCTCGCAACCTTCTATCACCGTTACCCGGAAGCGTTTGAATTTCTAGAGTTACACTATCATTCTCCGTATCTGGACCAAGCTAGCAAAAAAGCAACCTCCCAAACCATGGAGTTTATTTGCACCTTCTTAGAACAAGCAAAAGCAAAGGGGGATATTCGATCTGACCTTGGTTCTATGGAACTTGTTTCCTTATGTTATGGAAGTTTTGTGGGAATGGTGAAGATGGCCAAAGGTGGCTATATCCAACTTTCTGCCGAAACATTACATGCTTCCGGTTTAACACTTTGGAAAGCATTGGCAAAATAA
- the murB gene encoding UDP-N-acetylmuramate dehydrogenase — protein MAILSEIQIRELKNSLENSGLPYRENQDLSVHCSFKIGGTSPIMVEPETQEQILETLSVFKKLELPWKILGGGTNILISDHPNDFVILKLSGGFKEYKDMGEGLFQVGAATNTTPIFRQISQKGYTGAEFLSTIPGWTGGAVIQNAGCYGGELFDLIQEVEFLRNGEVLKRKPSEIEHGYRFTEFLKRKDSIILSILIKLKPGNLEEIETSLKEKRDKRNSSQPQNKKSAGSMFKNPKVFDEQGKEIKAWQFIDKVGLRGLQIGGAQISPEHCNFIVNTGGAKASDVYGLVNTVQEKVEKETGVILQREVEYFGSIP, from the coding sequence GTGGCCATTCTTTCCGAAATACAGATCCGAGAACTAAAGAATTCCCTAGAAAATTCCGGTCTCCCCTACCGGGAAAATCAGGATTTGAGCGTTCATTGCTCCTTTAAGATCGGCGGGACTTCTCCTATAATGGTCGAACCTGAAACCCAGGAACAAATCCTAGAAACTCTTTCCGTATTCAAAAAACTGGAACTGCCTTGGAAGATCTTAGGTGGCGGCACAAATATTCTTATCTCAGATCATCCGAATGATTTTGTGATCTTAAAACTTTCCGGAGGATTTAAGGAATACAAGGATATGGGAGAAGGTCTTTTCCAAGTAGGAGCTGCAACTAATACTACACCGATCTTCCGGCAAATCTCTCAGAAAGGATATACAGGCGCAGAGTTTTTAAGCACGATCCCAGGTTGGACAGGCGGAGCAGTCATTCAAAACGCAGGATGTTATGGAGGAGAACTTTTCGATCTTATCCAAGAAGTGGAATTTTTAAGAAACGGAGAAGTTCTCAAAAGAAAACCTTCCGAGATAGAGCACGGATATAGATTTACTGAGTTCTTAAAAAGAAAAGATTCTATTATTCTTTCTATTCTAATCAAATTAAAACCCGGAAACTTAGAAGAGATTGAAACTTCTCTCAAAGAAAAAAGGGACAAACGAAATTCTTCTCAGCCTCAGAACAAAAAAAGTGCAGGTTCCATGTTCAAAAACCCAAAGGTATTCGACGAACAAGGAAAAGAGATCAAAGCTTGGCAATTTATAGATAAGGTAGGCCTAAGAGGTTTACAAATTGGTGGAGCTCAAATCTCTCCGGAACATTGTAATTTTATAGTGAACACCGGAGGGGCAAAAGCCTCCGATGTATATGGACTCGTAAATACTGTCCAAGAAAAAGTGGAAAAAGAAACAGGTGTGATATTACAAAGAGAAGTGGAATACTTCGGTTCCATTCCCTAA
- the hflX gene encoding GTPase HflX has translation MQRLKKLSERRIRENVIITPEVSRTLTELSFEISRQIGILIDRNGYVTHVIVGSDSSIDIPWLDRIRTSEARLRGLRLVHSHLKEESLNQEDLTDLALLRLDYITAVTMDDKGLPRSYYSAHVNPEDEDGEPWTVLPKKVPGQLEEGILDDILEIEGRMTRYRKNLKGAQKENRAFLVGVYPENNRIRPPAQSIDELKELCRTAGVHVVDSFIQRKNRLDPSTVLGKGKLEEIVLKAIQKQVELLVFDLELSPSQAKKISDYADLKVLDRTQLILDIFARNATSRDGKLQVELAQLKYLKGRLSELDDNMSRLTGGIGGRGPGETKLEIGKRRVEERISRLEQELKSLKKRREIARRRRKKNEIPVCGIVGYTNAGKSTLLNAMTNSSVLSEDKLFATLDPTSRRIRFPEEREIIVSDTVGFIHDLPPELSNAFKATLEELGDSDLLVHVVDVSNPEFRQQMEAVETILEDLNLSDIPRILVFNKVDGLPEEARNELLREADLDTIYVSAIQGFGLNTLLNRIEDRIYSQAEAKLASTKLWEEDEELEEETEKTYV, from the coding sequence ATCCAAAGACTCAAAAAACTCTCCGAGCGTAGAATTCGGGAAAACGTGATCATCACGCCCGAAGTTTCCAGAACACTCACAGAACTTTCCTTCGAAATCAGCAGACAAATCGGAATACTAATTGATAGGAACGGATACGTAACTCACGTGATCGTGGGATCGGATAGTTCCATCGATATCCCTTGGTTGGATCGTATCAGGACATCCGAAGCAAGGTTGCGAGGTTTAAGACTAGTTCATAGCCATCTCAAAGAAGAAAGTCTAAACCAAGAAGATCTTACAGACTTAGCTTTATTACGTTTAGATTATATAACTGCAGTCACTATGGATGATAAGGGTCTCCCAAGATCTTATTATTCCGCACACGTAAACCCGGAAGACGAAGATGGCGAACCTTGGACAGTTCTTCCTAAAAAAGTCCCGGGACAATTGGAAGAAGGTATACTGGACGATATTCTGGAAATCGAAGGAAGAATGACCAGATATCGCAAAAATCTAAAAGGGGCTCAAAAAGAGAACAGAGCCTTTTTAGTAGGAGTGTATCCGGAGAATAATAGGATACGCCCACCTGCACAATCAATCGATGAATTAAAAGAACTCTGTAGGACCGCTGGAGTTCACGTTGTAGACTCATTCATCCAAAGAAAAAATCGCTTGGATCCTTCTACTGTATTAGGAAAAGGTAAACTAGAAGAGATCGTTCTAAAAGCGATCCAGAAACAGGTAGAACTATTAGTATTCGATTTGGAACTATCTCCTTCTCAGGCAAAAAAGATCTCGGATTATGCAGATCTGAAAGTTTTAGATAGGACCCAATTGATCTTGGATATTTTTGCAAGAAATGCGACAAGTAGAGACGGTAAACTCCAAGTAGAACTTGCCCAATTAAAATATCTGAAAGGTAGACTTTCCGAGTTGGATGATAATATGTCCAGACTCACCGGGGGAATCGGAGGAAGAGGACCTGGAGAAACAAAACTCGAGATCGGAAAACGTAGGGTAGAAGAAAGAATTTCCAGATTAGAACAAGAACTTAAGTCTTTGAAAAAACGAAGAGAGATCGCAAGAAGAAGGCGTAAGAAAAACGAAATCCCTGTCTGCGGTATCGTGGGTTATACAAACGCAGGAAAATCCACCTTACTGAATGCGATGACAAATTCCTCCGTATTATCGGAAGATAAGTTATTCGCAACCTTGGACCCTACATCCAGAAGGATCCGTTTTCCGGAAGAAAGAGAGATCATTGTTTCCGACACTGTGGGGTTCATCCATGATCTTCCCCCCGAACTATCCAACGCATTCAAGGCAACATTGGAAGAATTAGGAGATTCCGATCTTTTAGTACATGTGGTAGATGTTTCCAATCCTGAATTCAGACAACAGATGGAAGCGGTCGAAACTATATTAGAAGATTTAAATCTATCCGATATCCCAAGGATCTTAGTATTCAACAAAGTAGACGGATTGCCCGAAGAAGCACGAAACGAACTTCTAAGAGAGGCCGATCTGGATACGATCTACGTATCAGCTATCCAAGGTTTTGGATTAAATACCTTATTAAATCGAATTGAAGATAGAATTTACTCACAAGCAGAGGCGAAACTCGCTAGTACTAAACTTTGGGAAGAAGATGAAGAATTAGAAGAGGAAACGGAAAAAACCTACGTTTAA
- a CDS encoding HEAT repeat domain-containing protein: protein MFALLNFRFLFPGLLLIASFGVWFSPIFAQTPEDTNNTSDVGNNSSETEDPSSSDEQETDKKKPKKPVLDPESKRYNDLLKAGLLKVFEGEATYNYPRLKQYGLTHPIPRVRAAAALALGRLKSPTGVDILHKMIDRDGEWVRQAAYKGLADIGSRRSLDYFYIGAKSSDREIRVASFRGMGKTLDPGAREVLLKKGLKSDDKEIVKATLLGLGYYQVPEDLRIFIDYLNSEDEEFQKAAVEALGRHKTRTSMKILEDSFKDKTNLRNQILDTLTEQKNSFAIFALLRILNANAESENIVNEISARLYKLKAVGKYMTIVSDNTPLLREPYVGAPKIRDLEAGEVGKVINKHSVAYIIPIEGQRIEDFYYKVLVNTKYKDAFTETVQGWVFGKYIQIRTISMPKEEKEKKKKPKKPSILDDMETSEPAPNPQGENPNP, encoded by the coding sequence ATGTTTGCCCTATTGAATTTCAGATTTTTATTTCCTGGCTTATTACTGATTGCCTCCTTTGGAGTCTGGTTCTCACCGATTTTCGCTCAAACTCCAGAAGATACTAACAATACTTCCGATGTAGGGAATAATTCCTCTGAGACCGAAGATCCTTCTAGTTCCGACGAACAAGAAACGGATAAGAAAAAACCTAAAAAGCCTGTCCTGGATCCTGAATCTAAACGTTATAATGATCTTTTAAAAGCCGGATTATTGAAGGTTTTTGAAGGGGAAGCTACATATAATTACCCTCGCTTAAAACAATATGGACTAACACATCCAATTCCAAGAGTTAGGGCTGCAGCAGCCTTGGCTTTGGGAAGATTGAAGAGCCCGACTGGTGTTGATATTTTGCATAAAATGATCGATCGTGACGGAGAATGGGTACGTCAGGCGGCATATAAAGGGCTGGCAGATATCGGTTCCAGACGTTCATTAGATTATTTTTATATAGGTGCTAAGTCTTCTGATAGGGAAATCAGAGTGGCTTCTTTCCGGGGAATGGGAAAAACATTAGATCCCGGAGCAAGAGAAGTTCTATTAAAAAAGGGTCTTAAGTCTGATGATAAGGAAATCGTAAAGGCAACTCTTTTGGGTCTTGGATATTATCAAGTTCCGGAAGATCTTCGCATATTTATTGATTATCTAAATTCGGAAGACGAAGAATTTCAAAAGGCAGCAGTGGAAGCTCTGGGAAGGCATAAGACCAGGACCTCCATGAAAATTTTGGAAGATTCTTTCAAAGATAAAACGAATCTAAGAAACCAGATCCTGGATACTTTAACGGAACAAAAGAATTCATTCGCGATCTTTGCATTATTAAGAATTTTGAATGCTAACGCTGAATCCGAAAATATAGTAAACGAGATCAGCGCCAGGTTGTATAAATTAAAAGCTGTCGGAAAATATATGACCATTGTTTCCGATAACACTCCTCTCTTAAGAGAGCCTTATGTAGGAGCTCCTAAGATCCGCGATTTAGAAGCGGGAGAAGTTGGAAAAGTAATCAACAAACATTCAGTAGCTTATATAATTCCGATTGAAGGGCAGAGAATAGAGGACTTTTATTATAAGGTTTTAGTGAACACCAAATACAAGGATGCATTTACTGAAACCGTTCAAGGTTGGGTGTTTGGAAAATATATCCAAATAAGAACTATTTCCATGCCTAAGGAAGAGAAAGAAAAGAAGAAGAAACCTAAAAAGCCTTCTATCTTAGATGATATGGAAACTTCTGAACCGGCTCCTAATCCTCAGGGCGAAAATCCGAATCCTTAA
- a CDS encoding CPBP family intramembrane glutamic endopeptidase, which translates to MDLSQLYPLFHYFLRVTPALIFAGIFWFAIKPEPKLRILIYILLFVLFRDAMTGAGLWSLGSDGGFWIRLSNSSLVLVVLGATSLILVCTLWKFDIENRKWVLWFRGNQVLGILFGLLSAVAIALPVWILNRSLSGTRILGGEVDMGLLLPMLWFSLAGNLYEEFLFRGYIRGIAEEKFGWVRASFISGISFAFFHIFLASTVTSIGLPLLVFTLWEGTICGFLASKWGLLSSTIAHGFGIWILASGFV; encoded by the coding sequence ATGGATCTATCGCAGCTTTATCCACTTTTTCATTATTTTTTAAGAGTCACACCTGCATTAATTTTTGCAGGGATATTTTGGTTTGCTATCAAGCCGGAACCTAAACTTAGAATCCTGATCTATATTCTTTTGTTCGTTCTATTCAGGGATGCAATGACAGGAGCAGGACTTTGGTCTTTAGGATCTGACGGAGGATTTTGGATCAGATTGTCCAATTCTTCCTTGGTCCTGGTTGTTTTGGGTGCCACTTCCTTAATATTAGTATGTACATTATGGAAATTTGATATAGAGAACCGAAAATGGGTTCTTTGGTTTCGAGGAAATCAAGTTCTCGGAATTCTATTCGGTTTATTGAGTGCAGTTGCCATCGCCTTACCGGTTTGGATCTTGAATCGGAGCCTTTCTGGCACCAGGATCCTGGGCGGAGAAGTGGATATGGGCCTTCTTCTTCCCATGCTTTGGTTTTCCTTGGCGGGAAATTTGTATGAAGAATTTTTGTTCAGAGGATATATAAGAGGGATTGCGGAAGAAAAATTCGGCTGGGTGAGAGCGTCTTTTATTTCAGGGATCAGTTTTGCATTCTTCCATATATTCTTAGCGAGTACGGTAACTTCTATCGGACTTCCATTGCTTGTATTCACTTTATGGGAAGGTACAATCTGCGGATTTTTAGCTTCTAAATGGGGGCTTTTATCTTCTACCATAGCTCATGGATTCGGGATCTGGATCTTGGCTTCCGGATTTGTATAA
- a CDS encoding inositol monophosphatase family protein gives MTDLSKILSIFKFASKSAGVEILKLFGKESTFDLKDPMQVLTQADLDSHRALEEILKKEFPGIPLVMEEQNNHEPLPDTFIVCDELDGTTLFSRGIKEFSVILAYIENGSPKVGCIYFPALDIYLTSQRGEGTFINDRKILLKKEGSLDRSVLSLEINNTFQDEDYRWIANVSKKTLATRALAATGAGFLELLDGKTDLFMNLSGAKIWDFAAGVLALEEAGGIALDKTGNPLDWNKIRMSALLSRDPDFLKEVYRLKP, from the coding sequence ATGACTGATCTTTCTAAAATTCTTTCTATTTTTAAATTTGCATCTAAGTCTGCCGGAGTAGAGATCTTAAAATTATTCGGTAAAGAATCCACATTCGATCTGAAAGATCCTATGCAGGTTTTAACCCAAGCGGATCTGGATTCCCATCGCGCTCTGGAAGAAATTCTCAAAAAAGAATTTCCTGGGATTCCTTTGGTGATGGAAGAGCAGAATAATCATGAACCTCTGCCCGATACTTTTATCGTGTGTGATGAGCTGGACGGGACCACCTTGTTTTCCAGAGGAATTAAAGAGTTCAGCGTAATCTTGGCATATATAGAGAACGGATCTCCCAAAGTAGGGTGTATTTATTTTCCTGCTTTAGATATATATCTCACATCTCAGAGAGGAGAAGGAACTTTCATCAATGATAGAAAAATCCTTCTTAAAAAAGAAGGAAGCCTAGATCGTTCCGTTCTTTCTCTTGAGATCAATAACACTTTCCAAGACGAGGACTATCGTTGGATTGCAAACGTTAGTAAAAAAACTTTGGCGACTCGTGCCCTGGCTGCGACAGGCGCAGGATTTTTGGAATTATTAGATGGCAAGACCGATCTATTCATGAACTTAAGTGGAGCTAAGATCTGGGACTTTGCTGCTGGAGTTCTTGCATTAGAAGAAGCAGGCGGGATCGCTTTGGACAAAACAGGAAATCCTTTGGATTGGAATAAGATCCGTATGTCTGCGTTGTTAAGTAGAGATCCAGATTTTTTAAAAGAAGTTTACCGACTGAAACCTTAG
- a CDS encoding MgtC/SapB family protein, with translation MQEFLTILDSKTIDTITVSIRVGLIIVFAGAVGWNREGKNHGAGFRTHILIGLASTVLMLLSIFIPEFYSVVGGDPSRIAAQVVSGVGFLCAGAIMKFGLTVKGLNTAASIWIVSAIGLLVGAGLYYAGFLTTVATLIILVLFDMVEERYFGKYEYKVLILDLKQKKFHRKGFKELLLRNKLRLVSESFMQDYQTKNAQIKLTIAMPRDFDILKIVDEFRSLADVIKISIEST, from the coding sequence ATGCAGGAATTTCTAACCATTTTGGATTCTAAGACGATCGATACCATCACGGTAAGCATTCGGGTGGGATTGATCATTGTTTTTGCTGGAGCCGTAGGCTGGAATAGAGAAGGCAAAAATCATGGGGCAGGTTTCAGGACCCATATTTTGATAGGCCTTGCTTCTACAGTTTTAATGTTATTATCAATTTTTATTCCGGAATTTTATTCCGTAGTGGGAGGAGATCCTTCCAGGATAGCGGCTCAGGTAGTTTCCGGAGTTGGTTTTTTATGCGCAGGTGCGATCATGAAGTTCGGATTGACCGTTAAAGGATTAAATACCGCCGCTTCTATCTGGATTGTATCTGCAATCGGTCTGCTTGTAGGTGCAGGTTTATATTATGCAGGATTCCTAACTACTGTTGCTACCCTGATCATTTTAGTCTTATTCGATATGGTAGAAGAAAGGTATTTCGGAAAATATGAATATAAGGTTTTGATCTTAGACCTGAAACAGAAAAAGTTCCATCGAAAAGGCTTTAAAGAATTATTATTAAGAAATAAGTTAAGATTGGTTTCCGAATCCTTTATGCAGGATTACCAAACTAAAAATGCTCAGATCAAACTTACGATCGCGATGCCTAGAGATTTCGATATTCTAAAGATTGTGGATGAATTTAGAAGCCTGGCGGACGTTATAAAAATCAGTATCGAATCGACTTAA